One window of the Zea mays cultivar B73 chromosome 3, Zm-B73-REFERENCE-NAM-5.0, whole genome shotgun sequence genome contains the following:
- the LOC100280181 gene encoding SUN domain-containing protein 1-like: MASPSFAAAATSPASSPLTLDAIPLASRPAPGAAAAQRKRSVFLLNHRPHPVSPTPPLQPTAAASAQHARRKKTSHPPRPRWQTVLSIAAKNAALLAALLYLGDLAWRWSHPPPPSPPPDRAALEGYAARVDEVEASLTRTFRMIQVQLEAVDRKIDGEVGAARGDLLALLEDKRLALERQLTRLDARAGELGDALAGLKRMEFLRKDEFEKFWDEVKGSLGSSSESEVDLDQVRALAREIVMREIEKHAADGIGRVDYAVASGGGRVVRHSEAYVPKRGFMVWMSGVDVGPKPEKMLQPSFGEPGQCFALQGSNGFVEVKLKSGIIPEAVTLEHVSKDVAYDRSTAPKGCRVYGWYEETPGETQSGHAAKMALAEFAYDLEKNNVQTFDVTAPDVGVINMVRLDFTSNHGSSQLTCIYRLRVHGHEPVSPGSSAGSQA; encoded by the exons ATGGCGTCCCCCTCCTTCGCCGCTGCGGCCACCAGCCCCGCCTCCTCCCCACTAACCCTAGACGCCATCCCCCTCGCCTCCCGCCCCGCACCCGGAGCCGCCGCCGCCCAGCGCAAGCGGTCGGTCTTCCTCCTCAACCACCGTCCGCACCCGGTCTCCCCTACGCCCCCGCTCCAACCAACCGCCGCCGCGTCCGCTCAGCACGCACGCCGAAAAAAGACCTCTCACCCGCCCCGGCCGCGGTGGCAGACCGTGCTCAGCATCGCCGCCAAGAACGCGGCTCTCCTCGCCGCGCTGCTCTATCTCGGGGACCTCGCCTGGCGCTGGTCCCACCCGCCCCCGCCCTCGCCGCCGCCCGACCGCGCCGCGCTCGAGGGCTACGCCGCCCGCGTCGACGAGGTGGAGGCCTCCCTCACCCGCACCTTCCGGATGATCCAGGTGCAACTCGAGGCCGTAGATCGCAAGATCGACGGCGAGGTCGGCGCCGCCAGGGGCGACCTTCTCGCTCTGCTGGAGGATAAGCGGCTCGCGCTCGAGCGCCAACTCACCCGGCTTGACGCGAGGGCCGGTGAGCTCGGCGACGCGCTGGCCGGGCTCAAGCGGATGGAGTTCCTCCGGAAGGACGAGTTTGAGAAGTTCTGGGACGAGGTGAAGGGGAGCCTTGGCTCGAGTTCGGAGAGCGAGGTTGATCTGGACCAGGTTCGTGCCTTAGCCAGGGAGATCGTCATGAGGGAGATTGAGAAACATGCCGCAGATGGGATCGGCAGGGTTGACTACGCCGTTGCCTCAGGCGGGGGAAGGGTTGTCCGGCATTCGGAGGCCTATGTGCCTAAACGTGGTTTCATGGTTTGGATGTCTGGAGTTGACGTGGGGCCTAAGCCAGAGAAGATGCTTCAACCGAGCTTTGGGGAACCTGGACAGTGCTTTGCTTTGCAGGGTAGCAATGGGTTTGTTGAGGTCAAGCTCAAGTCAGGGATAATTCCTGAGGCAGTAACGCTTGAGCATGTGTCCAAG GATGTGGCGTATGACAGGTCTACAGCTCCAAAAGGCTGTCGGGTGTATGGATGGTACGAGGAGACGCCCGGTGAGACCCAATCTGGTCATGCTGCAAAGATGGCTTTGGCAGAGTTCGCCTACGACTTGGAGAAGAACAATGTGCAGACATTTGACGTGACAGCCCCAGATGTAGGCGTGATCAATATGGTCCGGCTGGATTTCACTTCGAATCACGGAAGCTCGCAGCTGACGTGCATCTACCGCCTCCGGGtccatggccatgaaccggtctcTCCAGGATCCTCCGCAGGTTCTCAGGCCTGA